One genomic window of Paenibacillus xylanilyticus includes the following:
- a CDS encoding helix-turn-helix transcriptional regulator has translation MNCLELTIPPLPQLVTIGHSIWDPGQQHLSRSFNLYDMLFVMKGTLYMTEDEVPFEITAGSLLVLEPNRLHVGHRPCEEETEIYWLHLAHPEPVRTMDSGHIPWSTPFTKGSNLDVTPHRQVMYIPKFTSLHTPSILPYLQRMMELHLSLSPATSLPLQGQLAGLLTELQSVMRLQYAPRSRILCDQTISYLEEHITRPFDAKHMEETLHFHVDYLSRCLKKYTGLSPLQYLHELQMNKAKSLLENTSLPVSEIGVLIGIENANYFIRLFRKKLGMTPGQYRSTRLGRT, from the coding sequence ATGAATTGTCTTGAGCTAACCATCCCCCCACTTCCGCAGTTAGTGACGATCGGTCACTCCATCTGGGATCCGGGGCAGCAGCACCTGAGTCGTTCGTTTAACTTGTATGACATGCTCTTTGTAATGAAGGGCACCTTGTACATGACGGAAGATGAAGTGCCATTCGAAATTACAGCAGGCTCCTTGCTTGTGCTTGAGCCGAACCGTCTGCATGTCGGGCATCGCCCTTGCGAGGAAGAAACGGAAATATACTGGCTCCACTTGGCCCACCCTGAGCCTGTCCGAACAATGGACAGCGGACATATTCCATGGTCGACCCCCTTCACGAAAGGCTCCAACCTGGATGTCACTCCGCACCGGCAGGTCATGTACATTCCCAAATTCACAAGCCTGCACACCCCAAGCATTCTTCCCTACCTGCAGCGAATGATGGAGCTTCACCTAAGCTTGTCGCCCGCAACGTCCTTGCCGCTGCAGGGGCAGCTCGCTGGCTTGTTGACCGAACTGCAGTCGGTTATGCGTCTGCAATATGCTCCCCGCTCGAGAATACTGTGCGATCAAACGATAAGCTATCTCGAAGAGCATATCACCCGTCCCTTCGATGCGAAGCATATGGAAGAAACGCTCCATTTCCATGTGGACTATCTCTCCCGCTGCCTGAAGAAATACACAGGACTGAGTCCGCTTCAATACCTGCACGAGCTGCAGATGAATAAAGCTAAATCTCTCTTGGAAAATACGAGCCTTCCCGTATCTGAGATCGGTGTGCTGATCGGGATTGAGAACGCCAATTATTTTATTCGCTTATTCCGAAAAAAGCTGGGAATGACACCCGGTCAATATCGCAGTACCCGCTTGGGCCGCACATGA